AGTCGATGCCGAAGTACTCGCGGGCCTCATGGTTGAACATCGCGTTCGCGATCCGCAGGGTGTCCTTCGACTGCGCTTCCGAGTTCGAGGCGATCTGCACCAACGGCAGCATGTGCCGCTGACCGGTCCACGATTCGGTGTCCTCGTCGAACACCAGCTGTGAGCGGCCGACGAGCTCGATGTCGCACAGTGCGCCACCGAACGGGTCCTTGCCGGTTCCCTTCGCGCCACGCTTCACACCCGACCGATACAACCAGCGACCCCGCTGCGGGTCGTAGGCGTACCAGAGAATCAGAAACCGGGCCTGCCCCGCAGTGAACCGCCACGGCTTTCCGGTCAGATAGTCGACCAAGCCAGGTTCGTCCGTGCGCCACTCCGCCCAATCGATCAGATCCGGGCCGAGGGAGTTCTCGATCAGGAACGCCTTGTCGTCCTCATCGGCCGGCCACGGAATCGTCATCCATGCACCGGTCTCCGGATCCAGCCAGTAGCCGGGCGGAAGCTCAGAGGTTTCGGAAGCGATCAATGTTCGTCACCTTCGCCGGCTCCGACTTCTCCTCCACTGGCACATACCGGATCCGAAGGTCCCGCCGGAAGTCCGCGGTCGTCCCCAGCACCTTCTCGCGGTTGCGGAGCTCGACCGCGGCCGAGGCGATCCCGCAGTACGCGGCGTCAGCGACCATCGCGGTGGTGATCGCGAACATCCAGTCCGAGTCGGTCCACATAACGCAGTGCGGCATCCGGGAGATCGTGTCCCACCACTTGCGGGTCATCGTCTGCAGCCGCACCTTCTCCTGACCGTCGCGGGTGACGACAGTTCGGGTAGTCGGCAGCTTCGGGCGCTCACCGTCGTACGGCACGTCCGGGACCTCGACCCAGTCAACGTCCGACTTGCCGCGGTGGCGCTTCTGGCCGTCGGCCGACGGTTTCCGTCCAGGCACGGGCATGAGGCACCTCCTCGTGTACGCGGGTGAGAACGGTTTGGAACTCCTACAGACCGGCGGTCCCTATGCCCTCCGGTGGCCGAACCCCCACCAGGGGAGGGTCTTAGGCCACCCTTACCCGATCGAGGAGTGGGTGATTGGGGTCGAGGGCCATCAGTGCCCCCTCAAGCTCTTCGATGCGGTCGAGGTAGGTGCGGCGGGCCAGCATCTCAGCTGTGTTGTCCCTGTGGGTCACAGGCTGTAAATGGTCGGGGTTGACGCACTTGGTGTTGGCACATATGTGGTGCGCTGACTGCACCCCCAGGGGGAGCCCCTCTTTGATCTCGAGGACCATCCGATGTAGGCCGATATCCCTCTTCCCCACTCGGATATAGGGGTACCCGTCTCGTACCTTAGGCCACTCCCAGCACCCCCGTTCGGTTCGGTCTGCCCTGGCTCCGATGAGGGCTATGGCAGTGTCGTGGTCTCCATCTTCTATGGCCGCTCGCAGGGGTGAGCGTTGAAGTCTTGCGCGCTCGGTCGCCGAATTGTTGGCGCACGTATCGCTGCAGAATTTCTTGATCGAGGTAGCTGCGAACAGTTCCCAACACCATTCGCATTGGGTCAGTCTCGTGGTGGTTCCATTGCTCGCTTGCGCCAATTGGGATGCGGCGTTGGCTACTGTCGCAGCACATTCCCGGGAGCATGTGGTGGAGGTGTTTCGGGGGACCTTCACGGTCTCTCCACATCCGAGGCACACGATGGTGTACTTCCGCTGCGTTCGGTACCACTTGCTGTAGTGGGTTGCGCAGAGTTTGCGGCCGAGGATGGGGCGTTCACATCCGTCGGTCTGGCATGTAAGACTGGGCATGTCAGCCTGCTTCCATCAGGTTGGCATCAGCCCGGCGAGTGCTCCAACACTCGTCGGGCCTTCTTGTCTGATCTTCATATCAGGCCGGGGTGACAGGGAGGTAGCCTCTTAGGGCTACGCCTTGCCTGGCCTACTGCCGATTGTTGGCGGGTGTACGGGATGTGGCACTGTCTGCACAGGGAACGCAGGTTGTGTAGTTCGTCTGTGCCACCCTCTTGCTTGCTGAGGATGTGGTCGACTTCTTCTGCTGATGCTCCGCATTGGACGCATCGGTGGTTGTCTCGCTTGAGTGCTCGTTGGCGTTGGTTGCGCCATTGGCGGGTTGATCCGCCGGCCCATGCTCGGCTCATCGTCACCCCTTTGATGGTTGGTGGCCCCGCGCTGTCACCACCCTTGGATCAGCGCGGGGCCGCGGCCACCCGAGCGCCTATGGCTGCTGCGAGGGTGGACGACTTGCGTTGTACAGGTCGAGGATGCGATTCATCTCCGCTTCGATGACGGTGATTGCTTCGTCATCGTTGTCGAATCGTGCGCGTCTGAGTCGTGCGTTGAGGTCAGCGAATCGATTGTGGAGTTCGGTGATGCTCATCGTGTGTACCTGATGCCGAGGATGGCGAGGGTGGTGAGGAGTGTGTGGATCCAGGGTCGGAGCATCATCGGGTGTCCCCTCTCGACGACGAAAGCCGAGGGACCTTGTCGGTCACACTCGGCTTCGCGCGAAGCGTATCACACGCTTGGCTCACTGCTGGTCACGTGGTTGTGCCGCAATGCGTGTTGTGGATTCGAACGAGATCGTTGAGATCTGATTCGGGTATCCAGATTCCGTCGTAGATGACGTCACCGCACTGTGCGCACTGGGACCATTGCCGACCATATTCGTCGGGAGGCAGCGGCTCAAATGTGAAGGTGACATTCGGGTTGCGGGTGGTGCGCTCGGTGAACCGAAGCCTTCCGGTCCATCGCCCGCTTCGGCTGTCGACGGTCAGCCACTTCGGTGCTGCGGTTTTCGAGGTAAGCGCTTTGGCGATGGGGTCATTCCTGTCGAGGGTGATGACTCCCTCTTCGTCTTGTATCGCACTGGGTTGGACTTCGCCGATGAGGTTGAAGTCGTGGTCCCATACGCGGGCGCGGGCACCTTGTTCGATGGCGTTCATGCGCTCATTTTCTCCTGGTCTCGCCGTGCGAGGTAGTCGAGTGCTGAGGGTAGCGAGTAGTAGCCGGGTTCGATGGTGGTGATGTGTTCTCGTCTGATCCAGTTGTCGATGTGTTTGCGGGGGATGCGTTGACCGGTGCGGGCGTAGATGGCTTCTCGGAGTTCGTCCTTGGTGAGTCCTACGGCGTCGAGTGATTCGTCTGGTGGTCGTTCGATGTGTTTTTCGCGTGGGCGGTCTACGGCTTGTCGTGCTTGGCGTACGGCGAGGCGGATGTCGTGGGGTGCTTCTTCGCTGCCTTCGGTGAGGGCGAGGGCGATGATCCATCGTTTGAGCCAGGCGGCGAGGGTGAGTGTGTCGTTGCGTGGTCGCGGGTAGTTGCGTTGTTCGCAGACGTGGTTGGTCCAGGCAGTGAGCGTGTGGTGGAGGAGGTCGGCGGCTTCCATGGCGTGGAGGCCGATGGGGATGGGTTGTTCGTCGGATCCGTTGCGGGTGCGGGGGCCGCCGCCGGCGATGCGGTCTTGGCGCGAAATCGCGATAGTGAGGTCTTCGATGAGGTCGGGGATTTGGTCGAGGAGTTCGATGAGCTTGTCCTGGTCGTGGCGTGGGAGGTAGTAGCCGTCCCGGTCGGTCATGGTCGTTCCTCGTCGTCGATGTCGGCGTCGGTGAGTGTGAGGTTGTCGGCGTCGTCGATGAGTCGGCAGTCGCGCCAGTCACCGTTCGCAAGGTGCATTCCGTGGATGGCGTCTCGGCGGTCGACGTAGGCTTCACCGCTGTCTGACACGATCTTGTGGTTGTTGGCGCGTCGTCGCCACCGCCAACCGTCCTTCGCGCGGTAGAGCTCGAGGGTGTGGGTCATGACGCCTCCTGCTCGATCTGCTTGAGAAATCCGTCGACCGCTTTGCGGCCCATTTCGGTGAAGTCCCATTCGCCGGGTCTGATTTCGACGCTGCACAGGTCTCCGAGGAGGGTGACGGCTGCGCTGATGGCGCGGGCGACGTCCATGTAGGTGGGGATTGGTTCGGGTGTGGGTAGTCCGAGCCATGCGCGTTGCTGGTCGTAGGTCATGGTGTGCCAGGGGTCGCCCCAGGTGTGTCCGCAGGCGCACAGGTGGCCGCCGGGGTGGTGTGCGAGGGCGGTGCACAGGCAGGTGTGTGCGTTGCCGGGGAGTTTGTTCGGGCAGTACGCGGTCATGGCTTGTCTCCTTCGAGTGGCCGTTCGAGGGCGTGAGCCAACTCCCCTGCAATGCGCCCGTAGGCGCGTCTCAGCGCCTCGTTGTCCGAGTATTCGGCGGCCATTTTGTGGCTGGCGATCATGCGGTTGATGTCGGCGCGGAGTTGTCGGTAGTTGCGTGCGAGGTGGTCGTAGCTGTCGTTGCGTTCGGCGAGTGAGGACTCGGCTTCGAGTGCCCGTTGCTGCCACTTCTCGGCGTGCATGATGTTCATCTCAAGCGCGCTGTCAAGGAACTCGTTTTCGTCGGCGAGTTGGCGGACTTCGGCGCGCAGTTCGTTGTTTTCGTGGACCAGTCCGGCGAGGGCGGCTTCGGTGGCGTCGAGGCGGGCTTGGGCGTCGGCGAGGTCACGGGGCGCGGTCATGGCTTGTCTCCTATCGCCTTGTCGAACATCGATGCGTACGTGCCGAGGAGTTGGGCAATGCCGTGCTGCCCGAGCCGGACATAGACATCGCGTTCGACGTGGAGTTGGTCAACGACTGCACGCACTCGTCCGATGGTGGCGGTGAGTTCGTCGATCTGCCGGACGGTCACAGCGAGACCCGACTCCAAACGTTCCGTGCTCATGGCCTCACCTTCACTTCCACCGATTCCGCCGCGGTGCCTTTAAATTGGCCGGGTGTCCACCCGTATAGGCCACAGTCAGGGCACTTCGGGTTTCCCCAACCGTGTGCGAGGCGGGATGCAGCCATTTCGGCGGCATCGACGTACCCGGCCGGTAGAGGCCAGTTGTGCAGGGTGCTCGCGCAGGGATCGCGACGGTCGAGTAAGCCGTAGTCGCCGCCACAGATGCGGATCGCATACTTGCTCATTCGTCCCCTCCGATCGACTTGACGTTTGCCGTGAGCGTGCGTCCAATACGCGCCCCGCACTCGAACAGGTCGTATTCGCCGTACACGTAGCCGTCGATGATCCAGTCGATGCGGCGGATGGTTCCGGGCTTGAACTCGAGCTCGCTCATTCGTCTTCTCCGAGGTGGATGAGGGCGGTGCCGGCCATGTCGCACACGATGGCGGCCAATGTGAGCCAGCCTGCGGTGCAGAGGGTGGTGACACCCGCGATGGTGACAACGGTCTTCATGGCCGGGTTCCGATCGTGAGTTGTCCGCCTTCGGTTTCGGCACTGTCGGCCCACCAGGCGCCCGAATCGTCCGAGGGGTACCCGTAGCAGGGGTACGCCCTTTTTGTGAGCGTGAGACCGGCTGATTCAGCGGGAATGCACTGCCCTCCACGGCGGTGTGCATCGAATGCGGTGATTCCTGTGAAGGTGGTGTGGCATCCGGAGCAGTGGCAGGTGTTCGCGCCGCCCCATTCGGACTGGCATGTGGAGCAGATCGTCATGGCTGGGTCT
This window of the Rhodococcus pyridinivorans genome carries:
- a CDS encoding FDXHR family putative zinc-binding protein, which encodes MTICSTCQSEWGGANTCHCSGCHTTFTGITAFDAHRRGGQCIPAESAGLTLTKRAYPCYGYPSDDSGAWWADSAETEGGQLTIGTRP
- a CDS encoding DUF1508 domain-containing protein codes for the protein MTHTLELYRAKDGWRWRRRANNHKIVSDSGEAYVDRRDAIHGMHLANGDWRDCRLIDDADNLTLTDADIDDEERP
- a CDS encoding HNH endonuclease, with product MPSLTCQTDGCERPILGRKLCATHYSKWYRTQRKYTIVCLGCGETVKVPRNTSTTCSRECAATVANAASQLAQASNGTTTRLTQCEWCWELFAATSIKKFCSDTCANNSATERARLQRSPLRAAIEDGDHDTAIALIGARADRTERGCWEWPKVRDGYPYIRVGKRDIGLHRMVLEIKEGLPLGVQSAHHICANTKCVNPDHLQPVTHRDNTAEMLARRTYLDRIEELEGALMALDPNHPLLDRVRVA
- a CDS encoding HNH endonuclease codes for the protein MSRAWAGGSTRQWRNQRQRALKRDNHRCVQCGASAEEVDHILSKQEGGTDELHNLRSLCRQCHIPYTRQQSAVGQARRSPKRLPPCHPGLI